One genomic segment of Schistosoma haematobium chromosome 6, whole genome shotgun sequence includes these proteins:
- a CDS encoding hypothetical protein (SECRETED:SignalP(1-22)) — translation MKLNVFHYLIFIMLEYYGLCKCQMTKEQFNLHGIHHKLKDDNHDFRIFEQPLLKHKRDNTLQQYVERYVKQCNPSITLTKQYFNNTLSVNISDNKDIKSIFKVWSTKHYPYSCIVYDCSSYKQLVTYDTRNIACSIGDCKKQSNSGNIILCNYYPVVSVNNRPDEAYKDESNTNSYTVTIEVPPETTSYMLDRGRCECIC, via the exons atgaagttGAATGTATTTCATTATTTGATATTCATTATGTTAGAGTATTATGGATTATGTAAATGTCAAATGACAAAGGAACAATTCAATCTCCATGGAATACATCATAAACTTAAAGATGATAATCATGATTTTAGAATTTTTGAACAACCTCTGTTGAAACAT AAACGGGATAATACATTACAACAATATGTGGAACGTTATGTGAAACAGTGCAATCCAAGTATTACTTTAACGAaacaatatttcaataatacACTTAGTGTAAATATTTCTGACAATAAAGATATTAAAAG TATATTCAAAGTATGGTCAACCAAACATTATCCTTATAGTTGCATTGTTTATGATTGTTCATCCTATAAACAG TTAGTTACTTATGATACGAGAAATATTGCTTGTTCAATTGGTGATTGTAAGAAGCAAAGTAATTCAGGCAATATTATCCTATGTAACTATTATCCAGT AGTAAGTGTGAACAATCGACCAGATGAAGCCTATAAAGATGAATCAAATACGAATTCTTATACTGTAACAATTGAAGTTCCTCCAGAAACTACTTCTTATATGCTTGATCGTGGACGATGTGAATGTATTTGTTAG